A stretch of the Aegilops tauschii subsp. strangulata cultivar AL8/78 chromosome 4, Aet v6.0, whole genome shotgun sequence genome encodes the following:
- the LOC120962877 gene encoding uncharacterized protein, with protein sequence MLTNEHNWTLPEPTPKPTPKKRGILFLSPKDMQEAKKSTKEKGSKAKDVKNLPPIEEIHGLNLPPVEETHDLDNPTQVVKVNSLYRFDEGDIPRYRSASQCLDEFDNFIVKQENINAYVGRQLKRNAYMIEHLSDYMSRVKGELKLISKHASMVTTQVEQVLKAQNDLLNELNNKKNDNVVRVMTRGGKMTQEPLYPEGHPKRIEQDSQRTNVDAPSPSKRKKTKNDRTLHASSEPVVNIPENPNVISISDAETQSGEEHEPSDNINDDVHVDAQPSNDNDVEIEPAVDLDNPQSKNQRCDKRDFVARKHGKEREPWVQKPMPFPPKPSKKKDDEDFERFAEMIRPIFLRMHFTDMLKMNPYAKYMKDIVTNKRKMPEAEIFTMLANYTCKGGIPKKLGDPGVPNIPCSIKRIYVRTALCDLGAGVSVMPLSLYHRLDLNKLTHTEISLQMVDKSTVIPVGIYEDVPVVFANVTILTDFVILDIPEDDSMSIILGRPFFNTAGAVLDCIKGDATFHVNGNEHMVHFPRKQPQVQSINSIGKFSTITIGGFEFPLPTVKKKYDILIVGDVHIPVEVT encoded by the coding sequence atgttgactaatgaacataattggacacttcctgaaccaactcctaagccaactccgaagaaaaggggtattctatttctcagtcctaaagatatgcaagaggcaaagaaatctacgAAAGAAAAAGGTAGTAAAgctaaagatgttaagaatttgcctcctattgaagaaatacatggtcttaatttgccgcctgTTGAGGAAACACAtgatcttgataacccgacacaggtagtaaaggtaaattctctctatagatttgatgaaggtgatattcctcgttataggtctgctagccaatgcttagatgagtttgataattttattgttaaacaagaaaacatcaatgcttatgttggtagacaattgaaacgcaatgcttatatgattgaacacttgagtgattatatgtctagagttaaaggtgaacttaaactcattagtaaacatgcttctatggttaccactcaagtagaacaagtacttaaagctcaaaatgatttgctcaatgaattaaataataagaaaaatgataatgttgttagagttatgactagagggggtaaaatgactcaggaacctttgtatcctgagggccaccctaagagaattgaacaagattctcagagaactaatgttgatgcacctagtccttctaaaagaaagaaaacaaaaaatgataggactttgcatgcttctagtgaacctgttgttaacatacctgagaatcccaatgttatttctatttctgatgctgaaacacaatctggtgaggaacatgaacctagtgataatattaatgatgatgtgcatgttgatgctcaacctagcaatgacaatgatgtagagattgaacctgctgttgatcttgataacccacaatcaaagaatcaacgttgtgataagagagacttcgttgctaggaagcacggtaaagaaagagaaccatgggttcagaaacccatgccttttcctcccaaaccatccaagaaaaaggatgatgaggattttgagcgctttgctgaaatgattagacctatcttcttgcgtatgcattttactgatatgcttaaaatgaatccttatgccaagtatatgaaggacattgttacaaataagagaaagatgccggaagctgaaattttcaccatgcttgctaattatacttgtaagggtggaatacctaagaaactaggagatccaggagtaccaaatataccatgctccattaaaagaatctatgttagaactgctttatgtgatcttggagccggtgttagtgttatgcctctctctttatatcatagacttgatttgaataagttgacacatactgaaatatctttgcaaatggttgataaatcaactgttatacctgtcggtatttatgaggatgtgcctgttgtgtttgcaaacgttactattttaacggactttgttattctggatattcctgaggacgatagtatgtcaattatccttggtagacccttttttaatactgcaggggctgttctTGATTGCATCAAAGGCgatgccacttttcatgttaatggtaatgagcatatggtacactttccgaggaaacaacctcaagtccagagtatcaattctattggaaaattttcaactattactattggaggttttgaatttcctcttcctactgtcaagaagaaatatgatattcttattgttggggatgtgcatatccctgttgaggtaacatag